A window of Streptomyces marispadix contains these coding sequences:
- a CDS encoding non-ribosomal peptide synthetase, with protein MKYDSTDRPGTDPQPGEGTRGDAAPGEQADSATSASLLTRFRRQAARTPATTALIVGGAEVTYRELDLASAALADRLRRRGAGPGRVVCIRLEQNALAVTAMLAALRTGAAWAVVEPDQPNGRLRALLADTDCAVVVVSGPDPALAELPEGTTAYDVAGLGIRELAAEGEQSTSTGARGPGDADVPETAPAYIVCTSGSTGTPKGVLVSRGQLATSISPREWVYGSGHSTFLMAMRLSFDGMLGGMFWSFANGHTLLLPDDKQLRQVHELARLAGEFSATHLIVVPSYYRALLTESRLLPGTLRLVVVAGEPCTQDLVRLHHERLPGTPLANEYGPTETTISCTVQPGVDPSWERVPIGRPWRGAEARVLDERLREVPRGERGELYIGGGFVALGYAGQPAKTAERFVADPYGPPGARLYRTGDIAHVDASGALHCHGRTDHQVKIRGTRVELGETEAVLETHPRVGQAVVLYDTSAAEPRLVAFLTPVTPGDPAPAWAELREHCGEHLVEQAVPVLFHALERMPRSSSGKADRNALAAMIAQDPASFEAQAPVPFEARSPASSEQDGRDAHGGHASGAVAADPAGHLRAVTEIWAAVLGHGESGPDDNFFSVGGSSLRVIDLHKRLERKWPGVLRVGELFDLTTIAAQAEALTARLGVRTRRDEHVPSAYEL; from the coding sequence GTGAAGTACGACTCCACGGACAGGCCCGGCACAGACCCGCAGCCCGGCGAAGGCACCCGGGGCGACGCGGCCCCGGGAGAGCAGGCGGACTCCGCCACGTCCGCCTCCCTGCTGACGAGGTTCCGCCGGCAGGCCGCCCGCACGCCCGCCACGACGGCACTGATCGTCGGAGGAGCGGAAGTCACCTACCGTGAACTCGACCTGGCCTCCGCGGCGTTGGCCGACCGGCTCCGCCGCAGGGGAGCGGGCCCCGGACGCGTCGTATGCATCCGGCTGGAACAGAACGCCCTCGCCGTCACCGCCATGCTCGCCGCCCTGCGCACCGGCGCGGCCTGGGCCGTGGTGGAACCGGACCAGCCCAACGGGCGGCTGCGGGCGCTGCTCGCCGACACCGACTGCGCGGTGGTCGTCGTCTCCGGCCCCGATCCGGCGCTGGCGGAGCTGCCGGAGGGCACCACGGCCTATGACGTCGCGGGCCTCGGCATACGCGAACTCGCCGCCGAGGGCGAGCAGTCGACGAGCACCGGCGCTCGCGGCCCCGGTGACGCCGACGTCCCCGAGACCGCGCCCGCGTACATCGTCTGCACGTCGGGCTCCACCGGCACCCCCAAGGGAGTGCTCGTCAGCCGGGGCCAGCTCGCCACGTCCATCAGCCCCAGAGAGTGGGTCTACGGCTCGGGGCACTCCACGTTCCTGATGGCGATGCGGCTGTCGTTCGACGGGATGCTGGGCGGGATGTTCTGGTCGTTCGCCAACGGCCACACCCTGCTGCTCCCCGACGACAAGCAGCTCCGGCAGGTGCACGAACTGGCCCGGCTGGCGGGCGAGTTCAGCGCCACGCACCTCATCGTCGTCCCGTCCTACTACCGGGCGCTGCTGACGGAGAGCAGGCTGCTGCCCGGCACCCTGCGGCTCGTCGTCGTGGCCGGGGAGCCCTGCACCCAGGACCTGGTACGCCTCCACCACGAGCGGCTGCCGGGGACTCCGCTGGCGAACGAGTACGGCCCGACGGAGACGACGATCTCGTGCACCGTCCAGCCCGGGGTCGACCCGTCCTGGGAACGCGTGCCCATCGGCAGGCCCTGGCGCGGCGCCGAGGCACGTGTGCTGGACGAGCGCCTGCGGGAGGTGCCCCGGGGGGAGCGCGGCGAGCTGTACATCGGCGGCGGGTTCGTCGCCCTCGGCTACGCCGGGCAGCCCGCCAAGACCGCGGAACGGTTCGTGGCCGACCCGTACGGGCCTCCCGGTGCGCGCCTCTACCGCACGGGCGACATCGCCCACGTGGACGCGTCGGGCGCGCTGCACTGCCACGGCAGGACGGACCACCAGGTGAAGATCCGCGGTACGCGTGTCGAACTGGGCGAGACCGAGGCCGTGTTGGAGACCCACCCACGCGTCGGGCAGGCGGTCGTGCTGTACGACACCTCGGCAGCGGAACCCCGGCTCGTGGCGTTCCTCACCCCCGTCACGCCCGGCGATCCGGCACCGGCATGGGCCGAACTGCGCGAGCACTGCGGCGAACACCTCGTGGAACAGGCCGTCCCGGTGCTCTTCCACGCGCTGGAGCGGATGCCGCGCAGCTCCAGCGGCAAGGCGGACCGCAACGCCCTGGCCGCGATGATCGCCCAAGACCCTGCCTCCTTCGAGGCCCAGGCCCCGGTCCCCTTCGAGGCCAGGAGCCCTGCCTCCTCCGAGCAGGACGGGCGGGACGCGCACGGCGGGCACGCGTCCGGTGCCGTCGCGGCGGACCCCGCGGGCCATCTGCGGGCCGTCACCGAGATCTGGGCCGCCGTGCTGGGCCACGGCGAGTCCGGCCCGGACGACAACTTCTTCTCGGTGGGCGGGAGTTCGCTTCGGGTCATCGACCTGCACAAGCGGCTGGAACGGAAATGGCCCGGAGTGCTGCGCGTGGGCGAGCTGTTCGACCTCACCACGATCGCCGCACAGGCCGAGGCGCTGACCGCCCGGCTGGGTGTGCGGACGCGGCGGGACGAACACGTCCCGTCCGCCTACGAGTTGTGA
- a CDS encoding beta-ketoacyl synthase N-terminal-like domain-containing protein — protein MSGTSGTSGAAHEGAAIAVIGVATLFPQAGSLDEFRANLRAGRDSVRAMPPERAEACCQDPSVDYPHQGYLDRIDLFDHEFFGLSRREAEITDPQHRLALQLTHEALENAGYATSRMRDTRTAVVFSSPTNGYAPLVREVGTLSMIGNIPCGLPTRVSHLFGFTGPCYGVDTGCNGSLVAVHHAARELRDADADFAVVGGVSVRHVVPPAATVGAFPGIASPTARCRAFDEGADGAAAGEGGAVLLLTTLERALDEGAFIHAVIRGSAVVHNGRHSATIATPSAKSQAEAIRRAWRNAGLDLSAAGYVEAHGSGTRLGDAVEVEGLALARSGTANAHAPLPIGSVKTNLGHLDHAAGIAGLVKTVLSVRHAELYPTLHFTRPAEDVDLNAARLDVVTSRRPWESDVRRAGVSSFSLGGVNAHCVVEQPPALPGVQPPSRRPQLILVSARSAEDLVTLCGRLSLELRDRPRRLADVALTLNEGRDHYPHRLGVIARTVPDLALKLAAQVTWWRLEGVPAAGGASSAPRVVLLLSGDATGAPAGEGAPLPGPLPLPDGPAARVRAQLAAYARLKEAGVTVAGLISSGVSRYAVRYLQGRLTAADTRSLERARNARSGGPEGTRTDGARTGDGGADEIYGGPLRPDRLRAAVEEQLASGPAVFVELAARGEISDQLSRHLHGRSDALVTTLGEDTEDVLEVLRLLYEAGLDLNWESLRTDTGPGPKPRRAPLPGHPFRGCAAGPGRPATSSASTAWAAPPPGSSRRHPCNRLRPYRSWSPARRLPSSGPWLPQRGCRPRPVPLSEPVPMIPWRMADPDRPSTATSSTVRRRRPVPRRRPLPPPSPVVSRSYRWQSRSRSRSRSRSRSRSPTPAPTRTPSPSRSRGPVTSRSRRRSPRPGPGRPTHPATRRRTACCPAARTPPMYCRGCGRLLPSCCTPTKCRPRQTTSPSAATPSSRSSSSSAY, from the coding sequence ATGAGCGGGACGAGCGGTACGTCAGGCGCGGCGCACGAAGGGGCCGCCATCGCGGTGATCGGCGTGGCCACGCTCTTCCCGCAGGCCGGCAGCCTCGACGAGTTCCGCGCGAACCTGCGGGCCGGGCGCGACTCCGTGCGGGCCATGCCGCCCGAGCGGGCCGAGGCCTGCTGCCAGGACCCGTCCGTCGACTATCCGCACCAGGGCTACCTCGACCGGATCGACCTCTTCGACCACGAGTTCTTCGGACTCTCCCGCCGCGAGGCGGAGATCACCGACCCCCAGCACCGGCTGGCGCTGCAACTCACCCACGAGGCACTGGAGAACGCCGGATACGCCACCTCGCGCATGCGGGACACCCGCACGGCCGTGGTCTTCAGCTCGCCGACCAACGGCTATGCGCCCCTCGTCCGCGAGGTGGGCACCCTCTCCATGATCGGCAACATCCCCTGCGGGCTTCCCACCCGCGTCTCCCACCTCTTCGGCTTCACCGGCCCCTGCTACGGCGTGGACACCGGCTGCAACGGCTCGCTCGTCGCCGTGCACCACGCCGCGCGTGAACTGCGGGACGCCGACGCCGACTTCGCCGTCGTCGGCGGCGTGAGCGTCCGTCACGTCGTGCCTCCCGCCGCCACGGTCGGGGCGTTTCCCGGCATCGCCTCGCCCACGGCCAGGTGCCGTGCGTTCGACGAGGGCGCCGACGGTGCGGCGGCGGGCGAGGGCGGAGCCGTGCTGCTGCTCACCACCCTCGAACGGGCCCTGGACGAGGGCGCGTTCATCCACGCGGTGATCCGGGGCAGCGCCGTGGTGCACAACGGGCGGCACTCGGCGACGATCGCCACGCCCAGCGCCAAGTCGCAGGCCGAGGCGATCCGCAGGGCCTGGCGGAACGCCGGACTGGACCTCTCGGCCGCGGGCTATGTGGAGGCTCATGGGTCCGGCACCCGGCTGGGCGACGCCGTCGAGGTGGAGGGCCTCGCCCTCGCCCGATCCGGCACCGCGAACGCACACGCGCCGCTGCCCATCGGCTCGGTGAAGACCAACCTCGGGCACCTCGACCACGCCGCGGGAATCGCGGGACTGGTGAAGACCGTCCTCAGCGTGCGGCACGCCGAGCTGTATCCGACGCTGCACTTCACACGCCCCGCCGAGGACGTCGATCTGAACGCGGCACGCCTCGACGTGGTCACCTCGCGCCGGCCCTGGGAAAGCGACGTGCGCAGGGCCGGCGTCAGCTCCTTCAGCCTCGGCGGCGTCAACGCCCACTGCGTGGTCGAGCAGCCGCCCGCCCTGCCGGGTGTTCAACCGCCGTCGCGCAGGCCGCAGTTGATACTCGTCTCCGCACGCAGCGCCGAAGATCTCGTCACGCTCTGCGGGCGGCTCTCGCTCGAACTGCGCGACCGGCCCCGCAGGCTGGCGGACGTCGCGCTCACCCTCAACGAGGGCCGCGACCACTACCCGCACCGCCTCGGCGTGATCGCACGCACCGTGCCCGACCTCGCGTTGAAGCTCGCCGCGCAGGTCACATGGTGGCGGCTGGAGGGCGTCCCCGCCGCAGGTGGCGCCTCGTCGGCGCCCCGTGTCGTGCTGCTGCTGTCCGGCGACGCCACCGGCGCACCGGCCGGTGAGGGCGCGCCGCTGCCCGGGCCGCTGCCGCTCCCCGACGGCCCGGCCGCACGTGTACGTGCCCAACTCGCCGCGTACGCACGGCTGAAGGAGGCCGGTGTGACCGTGGCGGGCCTCATCAGCTCCGGTGTCTCCCGCTACGCCGTCCGCTATCTCCAGGGCAGGCTGACCGCCGCCGACACCCGATCCCTGGAGAGGGCCAGGAACGCCCGCAGCGGCGGTCCGGAAGGGACGCGCACGGACGGCGCCCGCACAGGAGACGGGGGAGCGGACGAGATCTACGGAGGCCCGCTGCGGCCCGACCGGCTACGTGCCGCCGTGGAGGAGCAACTGGCCTCCGGCCCGGCGGTGTTCGTAGAACTCGCCGCACGAGGAGAGATCAGCGACCAGCTCTCACGGCACCTTCACGGGCGTTCCGACGCGCTCGTGACCACGCTCGGCGAGGACACCGAGGATGTGCTGGAGGTGCTGCGGCTGCTCTACGAGGCCGGACTCGACCTGAACTGGGAGTCGTTGCGGACGGACACCGGCCCCGGGCCGAAGCCCCGGAGGGCCCCGCTGCCCGGCCATCCGTTCCGGGGGTGCGCTGCTGGGCCAGGCCGCCCGGCGACGTCATCCGCTTCGACGGCCTGGGCGGCGCCGCCTCCGGGGAGCTCACGGCGCCACCCGTGCAACCGCCTTCGGCCCTACCGGAGTTGGAGCCCCGCGAGACGCCTCCCGAGCAGCGGCCCGTGGCTCCCGCAGCGGGGCTGCCGCCCGCGACCCGTGCCGCTCTCCGAGCCGGTGCCGATGATCCCGTGGCGGATGGCGGACCCGGACAGGCCGTCGACGGCGACGAGTTCGACGGTGCGGCGTCGCAGGCCGGTGCCCCGGAGGCGCCCGTTGCCCCCGCCGTCACCGGTCGTAAGCCGCTCGTACCGCTGGCAGAGCCGCAGCCGCAGCCGCAGCCGCAGCCGCAGCCGCAGCCGCAGTCCGACCCCGGCCCCGACCCGGACCCCGAGCCCGAGCCGAAGCCGGGGCCCGGTTACGAGCAGGAGCCGGAGACGCAGCCCAAGGCCGGGACCGGGCAGGCCGACGCACCCGGCGACTCGTCGCCGGACGGCCTGCTGCCCGGCGGCACGGACACCGCCGATGTACTGCCGTGGCTGCGGCAGACTCTTGCCGAGTTGCTGTACGCCGACGAAGTGCCGCCCACGGCAGACTACTTCTCCATCGGCGGCAACTCCGTCATCGCGCTCCAGCTCATCGAGCGCGTACTGA
- a CDS encoding condensation domain-containing protein, with product MPPTADYFSIGGNSVIALQLIERVLSRYGAALKLVDIYAHPLVSDLAGAITERMPGTAEAAENHDEADSQQQTGEREAPAAGAHRLPPVRPGQEPTLSYGQERMWFHHQLDPSTTLYNLPGASRLRGEPDLEALRLAWEDLAQRHEVLRSNFAEADGRPRLVIRPELGDFFRVLDVSGEPHPEAAARAAVQKETHWVFDVARDPLVRVTVVRIGPGDYLFCWTMHHGVNDGWAPQILMGELLKFYEARCEGRVHRPEPLPVQYKDYARWQRDLLEGSLLDGELDYWRRQLDSPPVLELPTDRPRAARMDFAGATHGFTVPAELVRKLRELGSRETATLFMVILTGLDVLLSRWSGQRDIVVGTPTIGRSRPELWGLLGFFNNTIALRSDLSGEPTFRELLRRVRAVVLGAMDNQEIPFDRVVREVAPDRDPSRNPIFDVMYVHQTLPPDFSFGESTFNPGRPGGEEDETPLFPGLPPGTAKFDLTFVVAERPDVEELEVALEYSTRLFDAGTVQTMTRRLLDLLWAAVDDPDVNHLELPAAPPEKTEQDGTGRGPGTDSGTPEAEAAGPETAEPAEPETAEPLSAAPAPAVPTPSAAVSACLRLRGDIDADALRAAFDDLTERHDVLRARFPVTSAQPLAPLARDGAAGFLSVVDVSGRTDPKAAARDLAAAHARTAVDPATGSPLRALLLTTGPADHILVVTTHRDVYDGAQPGVFFGDLLALYAARSGGLPTGPAALPVSYDDYAQWQRRLREDGLLDDQLAYWQRRLGSLRTFETTADRPRPMRGTYTGALHGVRLPAPLAREVIQAGARERLLACIATLLSLRSGADEAHIGLTESAPDTDSPRPGRFGAERPAPALGEILGPFANPLTLRIDTSGDLGLGNLAAHVREVIAGARGNADVPFDDVVRALRPARQPGREPLFDVTYAHHALPRDLGSAAGLDVRGVSWPGSRAARLLLPGEPGTSPYDLAWSVLEGPEPDALSISVEYRTELFDADTAAAVTDGVVTLLRLGMREPAVPLAELWRDAASPDAGPAAGPHPA from the coding sequence GTGCCGCCCACGGCAGACTACTTCTCCATCGGCGGCAACTCCGTCATCGCGCTCCAGCTCATCGAGCGCGTACTGAGCCGGTACGGTGCCGCGCTCAAGCTCGTCGACATCTACGCCCACCCCCTCGTCTCCGACCTGGCCGGGGCCATCACCGAGCGCATGCCGGGGACCGCTGAAGCCGCCGAGAACCATGACGAGGCGGATTCGCAGCAGCAGACCGGCGAGCGGGAGGCGCCCGCCGCCGGTGCGCACAGGCTGCCGCCGGTACGCCCCGGGCAGGAGCCGACGCTCTCCTACGGGCAGGAGCGCATGTGGTTCCACCACCAGCTCGACCCGTCCACCACCCTCTACAACCTGCCCGGCGCCTCCCGGCTGCGCGGCGAGCCGGACCTCGAAGCGCTCCGCCTCGCCTGGGAGGACCTGGCCCAGCGGCACGAGGTACTGCGCTCCAACTTCGCGGAGGCGGACGGCCGTCCGCGGCTCGTGATCCGCCCCGAACTCGGCGACTTCTTCCGCGTGCTCGACGTCTCCGGCGAGCCTCACCCGGAGGCGGCGGCCCGCGCCGCCGTGCAGAAGGAGACGCACTGGGTCTTCGACGTGGCCCGCGACCCGCTGGTCCGCGTCACCGTCGTACGCATCGGACCGGGCGACTATCTGTTCTGCTGGACGATGCACCACGGTGTCAACGACGGCTGGGCGCCGCAGATCCTCATGGGCGAACTGCTGAAGTTCTACGAGGCCCGCTGCGAGGGCCGCGTACACCGGCCCGAGCCGCTGCCCGTGCAGTACAAGGACTACGCCCGCTGGCAGCGCGACCTGCTGGAAGGCTCACTGCTGGACGGTGAACTGGACTACTGGCGCCGCCAGTTGGACAGTCCACCGGTGCTGGAGCTGCCCACCGACCGGCCGCGGGCCGCACGCATGGACTTCGCGGGAGCCACACACGGATTCACCGTCCCCGCCGAACTCGTCCGCAAGCTGCGGGAGTTGGGCAGCCGGGAGACGGCGACGCTGTTCATGGTGATCCTCACCGGACTCGACGTGCTGCTCTCCCGCTGGTCCGGTCAGCGCGACATCGTCGTCGGCACACCCACCATCGGCCGCAGCAGGCCCGAACTGTGGGGCCTGCTCGGCTTCTTCAACAACACCATCGCCCTTCGCTCCGACCTCTCCGGCGAACCCACCTTCCGTGAACTGCTGCGGCGCGTACGGGCGGTCGTGCTCGGCGCGATGGACAACCAGGAGATCCCCTTCGACAGGGTCGTACGGGAGGTCGCCCCGGACCGCGACCCGAGCCGCAACCCCATCTTCGACGTGATGTACGTGCACCAGACGCTGCCGCCGGACTTCTCGTTCGGGGAGAGCACGTTCAACCCGGGGCGGCCGGGCGGCGAGGAGGACGAGACGCCGCTCTTCCCCGGACTGCCGCCGGGCACGGCCAAGTTCGACCTCACGTTCGTGGTCGCGGAGCGGCCGGACGTCGAAGAGCTCGAGGTCGCCCTGGAGTACAGCACGCGGCTCTTCGACGCGGGCACCGTGCAGACGATGACGCGTCGTCTGCTGGATCTGCTCTGGGCGGCGGTGGACGACCCGGACGTGAACCATCTGGAACTGCCCGCCGCACCACCGGAGAAGACGGAGCAGGACGGCACCGGCCGCGGACCCGGCACAGACTCCGGCACACCGGAAGCCGAAGCCGCCGGGCCCGAAACCGCCGAGCCTGCCGAACCCGAAACCGCCGAGCCCCTCTCTGCCGCACCCGCCCCTGCCGTCCCCACCCCTTCCGCGGCGGTCTCCGCCTGCCTCCGCCTGCGCGGCGACATCGACGCCGACGCGCTGCGGGCCGCGTTCGACGATCTGACCGAGCGGCACGACGTGCTGCGCGCCCGCTTCCCCGTCACCAGCGCGCAGCCCCTCGCGCCGCTCGCACGGGACGGCGCGGCGGGCTTCCTCAGCGTCGTGGACGTCTCCGGCCGTACGGACCCGAAGGCCGCCGCACGGGACTTGGCCGCGGCGCACGCGCGCACGGCCGTGGACCCGGCGACCGGCTCCCCCCTGAGGGCGCTGCTGCTGACGACCGGCCCCGCCGACCACATCCTCGTCGTCACCACTCACCGGGACGTCTACGACGGTGCTCAGCCCGGTGTGTTCTTCGGGGACCTGCTCGCCCTCTACGCCGCCCGCTCCGGCGGCCTCCCGACCGGCCCGGCGGCGCTTCCCGTCAGCTACGACGACTACGCCCAGTGGCAGCGCCGTCTGCGGGAGGACGGACTGCTCGACGATCAACTCGCTTACTGGCAGCGCCGGTTGGGCTCCCTGAGGACCTTCGAGACGACGGCAGACAGGCCGCGGCCCATGCGCGGTACCTACACCGGCGCCCTCCACGGAGTGCGGCTGCCCGCACCGCTCGCCCGGGAGGTGATTCAGGCGGGCGCACGGGAGCGCCTGCTCGCGTGCATAGCGACTCTGCTGTCCCTGCGCTCCGGCGCCGACGAGGCGCACATCGGCCTCACCGAGTCGGCGCCCGACACCGACTCGCCGCGTCCAGGGCGCTTCGGCGCGGAGCGGCCCGCCCCCGCGCTGGGGGAGATCCTCGGCCCGTTCGCCAATCCGCTGACGCTGCGCATCGACACGTCGGGCGACCTGGGCCTCGGCAATCTCGCCGCCCATGTCCGGGAGGTGATCGCCGGGGCACGGGGCAACGCCGACGTGCCGTTCGACGACGTCGTAAGGGCTCTGCGGCCCGCGCGGCAACCCGGGCGTGAGCCGCTGTTCGACGTCACCTACGCACACCACGCGCTGCCGCGGGACCTCGGCTCCGCGGCGGGCCTCGACGTGCGGGGAGTGAGCTGGCCCGGTTCCCGCGCGGCACGGCTGCTGCTGCCCGGAGAGCCCGGCACCAGCCCCTACGACCTCGCCTGGTCGGTGCTGGAGGGGCCTGAGCCGGACGCGCTGAGCATCTCCGTCGAGTACCGCACGGAACTCTTCGACGCCGATACGGCCGCCGCCGTCACCGACGGCGTCGTCACGCTGCTGAGGCTCGGCATGCGTGAACCGGCCGTGCCCCTCGCCGAGTTGTGGCGGGACGCCGCCTCACCCGACGCCGGGCCCGCCGCAGGGCCGCACCCCGCCTGA
- a CDS encoding 3-hydroxyacyl-CoA dehydrogenase family protein codes for MGVSKDIETAAPVGVVGAGTMGVGVAQCFAQAGHPVVVVDPAAEARRDGAARLRAGLRLKSLLRGRRPESQGGGGNPDVGGNQDQAGAGGAAGGAARRPEPADPAALVRFSAELSDLAHAGYVVECVREREPLKEEVLRALDELCGPETVFASCTSAIPISRLGSFTRRPDRVIGTHFMNPAPLKDAVEVARSPHTGDETLARTLDLLEGMGKKPLVVGDGPGFVTNRVLMLTVNEAAYVLHEGTADAETVDRVFQECFGHPMGPLRTGDLIGLDTVADTLDVLREHTGDERFQPCPLLAKLVAEGSVGRKAGRGFHHYPNSPLVPRGETSHG; via the coding sequence GTGGGCGTATCCAAGGACATCGAGACGGCCGCGCCGGTGGGCGTCGTCGGCGCAGGCACCATGGGCGTCGGCGTCGCCCAGTGCTTCGCACAGGCAGGCCATCCCGTCGTGGTCGTCGACCCGGCCGCCGAGGCGCGCCGGGACGGTGCCGCGAGGCTGCGGGCCGGGCTGCGGCTGAAGAGCCTGCTGCGGGGCAGACGCCCGGAGAGCCAGGGCGGCGGCGGAAACCCGGATGTCGGCGGGAACCAGGACCAGGCCGGAGCCGGCGGCGCGGCGGGCGGAGCGGCACGCAGGCCGGAGCCGGCGGACCCCGCCGCGCTCGTACGGTTCTCCGCCGAACTGTCCGACCTGGCGCACGCCGGCTACGTCGTCGAGTGCGTGCGGGAACGTGAGCCCCTCAAGGAGGAAGTGCTGCGCGCACTCGACGAGTTGTGCGGCCCCGAGACCGTGTTCGCCTCCTGCACCTCGGCCATACCGATCTCCCGCCTCGGCTCCTTCACGCGCCGCCCCGACCGCGTCATAGGGACGCACTTCATGAACCCGGCGCCGCTCAAGGACGCCGTGGAGGTGGCACGTTCGCCGCACACCGGCGACGAGACCCTCGCCCGCACCCTGGACCTGCTGGAGGGCATGGGCAAGAAGCCCCTCGTGGTGGGCGACGGTCCCGGTTTCGTGACGAACCGCGTGCTGATGCTCACCGTCAACGAGGCCGCGTACGTGCTGCACGAGGGCACAGCCGACGCCGAGACGGTCGACCGCGTCTTCCAGGAGTGCTTCGGCCACCCCATGGGCCCGCTGCGCACGGGCGACCTCATCGGGCTCGACACCGTCGCCGACACCCTCGACGTGCTCCGCGAACACACCGGCGACGAACGCTTCCAGCCGTGCCCGCTGCTGGCGAAGCTCGTCGCCGAAGGCAGCGTCGGCCGCAAGGCCGGCCGGGGGTTCCACCACTATCCGAACAGCCCGCTCGTCCCACGGGGAGAAACCAGTCATGGCTGA